A stretch of the Archangium violaceum genome encodes the following:
- a CDS encoding DUF2019 domain-containing protein yields the protein MKELEALVREFAQNVAAQTDSIWRGDAKTGNKHARRYIAAFDALRAQGDAGREALAVLLTHSRMDVRVSAAAYLLRYRTAEARAVLEEAAKGEGLVPFEASIVLKNWENGTWALDPAEPTPSTNSRGRKRSRSQ from the coding sequence GTGAAGGAGCTTGAGGCGTTGGTGAGAGAATTCGCCCAGAACGTGGCCGCCCAGACTGACTCGATCTGGAGGGGCGATGCGAAGACCGGGAACAAGCACGCCAGGCGTTACATTGCCGCATTCGACGCGTTACGTGCTCAGGGTGATGCCGGGCGCGAGGCGCTCGCCGTGCTGTTGACGCACTCGCGGATGGACGTTCGGGTGTCAGCAGCCGCGTACCTGCTCCGATACCGGACGGCGGAGGCCCGCGCGGTATTGGAAGAAGCGGCGAAAGGCGAGGGACTGGTCCCCTTTGAAGCTTCGATCGTATTGAAGAATTGGGAGAACGGTACCTGGGCCCTGGATCCCGCGGAGCCCACTCCGTCCACCAACTCCCGTGGTCGGAAGAGGTCTCGCTCCCAGTGA
- a CDS encoding glycoside hydrolase family 15 protein, with amino-acid sequence MNGEWTSRPPTIEDHGVIGDMRTVALVATDGTMDWLCFPYFDSPSVFGALLDREKGGHFRISPELEQDGVVRKQFYWPDTNVLVTRFYSRDGVGELVDFMPVGRKDALREVVRRIRVVRGQMSFQMECLPAFNYARDAHAVRLIRGGASFLSETLSLSLATSMKLETDGQRVTARFSLHEGQSVVFSLREGAPESCHERVMGHEASEVLFRSTVDYWRHWLAKCSYTGRWRETVQRSALVLKLMTFEPSGAIVAAPTCSLPEFPGGTRNWDYRYVWIRDAAFTVYALMRIGFHEEAGAFMRWLEKRIEELPEGESLPLMYALDGGEVPKEQELWHLAGYGGSRPVRVGNGAAHQLQLDIYGELMDSVYLYNKYGAPISYDFWSYLRRLMNWLCDHWRERDESIWEVRAGKQHFVYSKMMCWVAFDRAVRLADKRSFPADRARWLHTRDTVFEEIMREGWCSKRGAFIQSYESMALDAANLLMPLVFFLSPVDPRMLSTLDVLRKPPAQGGLTSDGLVFRYDVEATPDGVSGREGTFNLCTFWLVEAMTRARVTRPDLLDEARLTFERMLGYANHVGLFAEQVGPSGEALGNFPQALTHLSLISAAYNLDKALGHRD; translated from the coding sequence ATGAACGGGGAATGGACATCGCGGCCTCCAACCATCGAGGACCACGGCGTCATCGGGGACATGCGGACCGTGGCCCTGGTGGCGACGGACGGCACGATGGACTGGCTGTGCTTCCCGTATTTCGACAGCCCGAGCGTCTTCGGGGCGCTGCTGGACCGGGAGAAGGGCGGCCACTTCCGCATCAGCCCCGAGCTGGAGCAGGACGGGGTGGTGCGCAAGCAGTTCTACTGGCCGGACACCAACGTCCTGGTGACGCGCTTCTACTCGCGGGATGGCGTGGGCGAGCTGGTGGACTTCATGCCCGTGGGCAGGAAGGACGCCCTGCGCGAGGTGGTGCGCCGCATCCGCGTGGTACGCGGGCAGATGTCCTTCCAGATGGAGTGCCTGCCCGCCTTCAACTACGCGCGGGACGCGCACGCGGTGCGGCTCATCCGCGGCGGGGCGAGCTTCCTGTCGGAGACGCTGAGCCTGTCGCTGGCCACGTCCATGAAGCTGGAGACGGATGGGCAGCGGGTCACCGCGCGCTTCTCGCTGCACGAGGGCCAGTCGGTGGTGTTCTCGCTGCGCGAGGGCGCGCCGGAGTCGTGCCACGAGCGGGTGATGGGGCACGAGGCCTCGGAGGTGCTGTTCCGCTCCACGGTGGACTACTGGCGGCACTGGCTGGCGAAGTGCAGCTACACGGGGCGGTGGCGCGAGACGGTGCAGCGCTCGGCGCTGGTGCTGAAGCTGATGACGTTCGAGCCCTCGGGAGCCATCGTGGCGGCGCCCACGTGCAGCCTGCCGGAGTTCCCGGGAGGCACCCGCAACTGGGACTACCGCTACGTGTGGATTCGCGACGCGGCCTTCACGGTGTACGCGCTGATGCGCATCGGCTTCCACGAGGAGGCGGGGGCGTTCATGCGCTGGCTGGAGAAGCGCATCGAGGAGCTGCCCGAAGGCGAGTCCCTGCCCCTCATGTACGCGCTGGACGGGGGCGAGGTGCCGAAGGAGCAGGAGCTGTGGCACCTGGCGGGGTACGGTGGCTCGAGGCCGGTGCGCGTGGGGAACGGGGCGGCGCACCAGCTGCAACTCGACATCTACGGCGAGCTGATGGACTCGGTGTACCTGTACAACAAGTATGGGGCGCCCATCTCGTATGACTTCTGGAGCTACCTGCGGCGGCTGATGAACTGGCTGTGCGATCACTGGCGCGAGCGCGACGAGAGCATCTGGGAGGTGCGCGCGGGCAAGCAGCACTTCGTGTACTCGAAGATGATGTGCTGGGTGGCGTTCGACCGGGCCGTCCGGCTCGCGGACAAGCGCAGCTTCCCGGCGGACCGTGCGCGGTGGCTCCACACGCGCGACACCGTCTTCGAGGAGATCATGCGCGAGGGCTGGTGCTCGAAGCGGGGCGCGTTCATCCAGTCGTACGAGTCGATGGCGCTGGACGCGGCGAACCTGCTGATGCCGCTGGTGTTCTTCCTGTCACCGGTGGATCCGCGGATGCTGTCGACGCTGGATGTGCTCCGCAAACCACCGGCACAGGGAGGACTCACGTCGGACGGGCTGGTGTTCCGCTACGACGTGGAGGCGACGCCGGACGGGGTTTCGGGGCGCGAGGGAACGTTCAACCTGTGCACCTTCTGGCTGGTGGAGGCGATGACGCGGGCGAGGGTGACGCGGCCGGATCTGCTGGACGAGGCCCGGCTGACGTTCGAGCGGATGCTGGGCTACGCGAACCACGTGGGCCTGTTCGCGGAGCAGGTCGGGCCCTCGGGTGAGGCGTTGGGCAACTTCCCGCAGGCGCTCACGCACCTGTCGCTCATCAGCGCGGCGTACAACCTGGACAAGGCCCTGGGCCACCGGGATTGA
- a CDS encoding cyclase family protein has protein sequence MEGAWLDISVPFGEEPLAQAEGTQSGGGLPETAAEQAGWLKRTAWMGTYVTAPPSLELDLEDTERLPLSATVGKARVLHLDDVDCIRADSLAEYEPKPGERLLLRTRNSLREWWKRPHAEDFVMLSEAAARLLVERQVACVGVDYVSRVGFHAEAMGVHQKLRETGVWLIEGLDLSDVKVGVHELVCLPLKVKAEWGSPARALVRALRSPAVE, from the coding sequence ATGGAGGGAGCCTGGCTGGACATCTCGGTGCCGTTCGGTGAGGAGCCATTGGCACAAGCGGAGGGGACGCAGTCGGGGGGTGGGCTCCCGGAGACGGCGGCGGAGCAGGCCGGCTGGCTCAAGCGGACGGCGTGGATGGGGACGTACGTGACGGCGCCGCCGAGCCTGGAGCTGGACCTGGAGGACACGGAGCGGTTGCCGCTGAGCGCGACGGTGGGCAAGGCGCGGGTGCTGCACCTGGACGACGTGGACTGCATCCGGGCGGACTCGCTGGCGGAATATGAACCGAAGCCCGGGGAGCGGTTGCTGCTACGCACGCGCAACTCGCTGCGCGAGTGGTGGAAGCGGCCGCACGCGGAGGACTTCGTGATGCTGTCGGAGGCGGCGGCGCGGCTGCTGGTGGAGCGGCAGGTGGCGTGCGTGGGGGTGGACTACGTGTCGCGCGTGGGCTTCCACGCGGAGGCGATGGGCGTGCACCAGAAGCTGCGCGAGACGGGCGTGTGGCTCATCGAGGGGTTGGATTTGAGCGACGTGAAGGTGGGGGTGCACGAGCTGGTGTGCCTGCCGCTGAAGGTGAAGGCGGAGTGGGGCTCGCCGGCGCGGGCGCTGGTGCGCGCGCTGCGCAGTCCGGCCGTGGAGTAG
- a CDS encoding glucose 1-dehydrogenase, which produces MKAVAVFPKGREVKVIDVPEPRLRSPTDVRVRTLEVGVCGTDKEVVQFKHGKPPEGEDHLIVGHECLGEVVEVGEQVKDLAPGDLVVPRVRRPCPSPDCLPCRTGATDFCVTGEYTERGIQGAHGFAAESFVEDSQYLHKVPRELRGVAVLTEPLTIAEKALREVAHVQTRMPWQRQLPGRAVVLGAGPVGLLGAMALMRAGFQTTVYSRSPKPNAKAELSESLGAPYVSSKENPVDALVKQRGRADVVYEAAGVASAAFELLSALAPNGVFIFTGVSESEEERLDEGGLMKQVVMNNQVLIGTVNAAAVDFESALEDLGRFRAKWPGKVERLLTARHRPEDYAEVVTGEKRSDIKDVLIFTPE; this is translated from the coding sequence ATGAAGGCGGTGGCGGTTTTCCCGAAGGGCCGCGAAGTGAAGGTCATCGACGTGCCGGAGCCGCGGTTGCGCTCGCCCACGGACGTGCGGGTGCGCACGTTGGAGGTGGGCGTGTGCGGCACGGACAAGGAGGTGGTGCAGTTCAAGCACGGCAAGCCGCCCGAGGGGGAGGACCACCTCATCGTCGGGCACGAGTGCCTGGGCGAGGTGGTGGAGGTGGGCGAGCAGGTGAAGGACCTCGCGCCGGGAGACCTGGTGGTGCCGCGGGTGCGCAGGCCGTGCCCGAGCCCGGACTGCCTGCCGTGCCGCACGGGGGCCACGGACTTCTGCGTGACGGGCGAGTACACCGAGCGCGGGATTCAGGGGGCGCATGGCTTCGCGGCGGAGTCCTTCGTGGAGGACTCGCAATACCTGCACAAGGTGCCGCGCGAGCTGCGCGGGGTGGCGGTGCTGACGGAGCCACTCACCATCGCCGAGAAGGCCCTGCGCGAGGTGGCGCATGTCCAGACGCGGATGCCGTGGCAGCGGCAATTGCCGGGCAGGGCGGTGGTGCTGGGCGCCGGGCCGGTGGGCCTCCTGGGGGCCATGGCGCTCATGCGCGCGGGCTTCCAGACGACGGTGTACTCTCGCTCGCCCAAGCCCAACGCCAAGGCGGAGCTGTCCGAGTCGCTGGGCGCGCCGTACGTGTCCTCGAAGGAGAACCCGGTGGACGCGCTGGTGAAGCAGCGGGGCAGGGCGGACGTGGTGTACGAGGCCGCGGGTGTGGCGAGCGCCGCCTTCGAGCTGCTCTCGGCCCTGGCACCCAATGGCGTGTTCATCTTCACCGGTGTTTCAGAAAGCGAGGAGGAGCGGCTGGACGAGGGTGGGCTGATGAAGCAGGTGGTGATGAACAACCAGGTGCTGATCGGCACGGTGAACGCGGCGGCGGTGGATTTCGAGTCCGCGCTGGAGGACCTCGGGCGCTTCCGGGCGAAGTGGCCCGGGAAGGTGGAGCGGCTGCTCACCGCGAGGCACCGGCCGGAGGACTACGCCGAGGTGGTCACGGGGGAGAAACGCAGCGACATCAAGGATGTCCTCATCTTCACCCCGGAGTGA
- a CDS encoding winged helix-turn-helix transcriptional regulator — MENGRSSPRCEKYGKAVDLLGKRWTGHILRLLLEGPRRFSGLSGELSAISERILSERLKELEGEGVVERRVEPGPPVRVEYRLTNKGQALWKVVDEIGKWAERWVDVQPSPRNSPGATAPPEPSRVRAPGGAASRRAR; from the coding sequence ATGGAGAATGGCCGTTCCAGTCCAAGATGTGAGAAATACGGGAAGGCGGTCGACCTGCTGGGCAAGCGCTGGACGGGTCACATCCTGCGCCTCCTGCTGGAGGGGCCTCGTCGCTTCTCCGGGCTCAGCGGCGAGCTGAGCGCCATCAGCGAGCGCATCCTGTCGGAGCGGCTCAAGGAGCTCGAGGGCGAAGGCGTCGTCGAGCGGCGCGTCGAGCCGGGCCCCCCCGTCCGCGTCGAGTACCGGTTGACCAACAAGGGCCAGGCGCTCTGGAAGGTCGTGGACGAGATTGGAAAGTGGGCCGAGCGGTGGGTGGACGTGCAGCCCTCCCCGCGCAACTCCCCGGGCGCTACGGCCCCGCCGGAGCCGTCCCGCGTGCGCGCTCCTGGCGGAGCCGCCTCACGGCGCGCCAGGTGA
- a CDS encoding malonic semialdehyde reductase produces MAVQNPVLDRAALDALFREARTHNVWLDKPVEDAVLRQLYELAKMAPTAMNSQPVRLVFVKSREAKERLKPCLSPGNVDKTMGAPATVIVAWDTEFHEKMPKLFPARDVKTQLAGQPAEVRHKMALMNATLQGGYLILAARALGLDCGPMAGFDNAKVDAAFFPDGKWKSNFLLNLGYGDPSKLFPRNPRLDFDEACRID; encoded by the coding sequence ATGGCGGTTCAAAATCCTGTTCTCGACAGGGCGGCGCTGGATGCGCTGTTCCGGGAGGCGCGTACCCACAACGTCTGGCTCGACAAGCCGGTGGAGGACGCGGTCCTTCGTCAGCTCTACGAGCTCGCGAAGATGGCACCGACGGCGATGAACTCGCAGCCCGTGCGCCTGGTCTTCGTGAAGAGCCGCGAGGCCAAGGAGCGGCTCAAGCCCTGCCTGTCGCCCGGCAACGTGGACAAGACGATGGGCGCGCCGGCGACGGTCATCGTCGCCTGGGACACCGAGTTCCACGAGAAGATGCCCAAGCTCTTCCCGGCGCGGGACGTGAAGACGCAGCTCGCGGGGCAGCCGGCCGAGGTCCGCCACAAGATGGCCCTCATGAACGCCACGCTGCAGGGCGGCTACCTCATCCTCGCGGCGCGGGCGCTGGGGCTCGACTGCGGGCCGATGGCGGGCTTCGACAACGCCAAGGTCGACGCCGCCTTCTTCCCGGACGGCAAGTGGAAGTCCAACTTCCTGCTCAACCTCGGCTACGGCGACCCGTCCAAGCTGTTCCCCCGCAATCCGCGCCTGGACTTCGACGAGGCCTGCCGGATCGACTGA
- a CDS encoding Uma2 family endonuclease: MPPHVLVPDIAGWRRERMPRTPRTAALTLAPDWVCEVLSPSTRTLDRTAKLPVYAREGVRFVWLVDPDARMLEVFRLEGSHYLLLATHAEQARLRAEPFGALEWELALLWAE; the protein is encoded by the coding sequence GTGCCTCCACACGTGCTGGTGCCGGACATCGCGGGCTGGCGGCGCGAGCGGATGCCCAGGACCCCACGCACGGCGGCCCTCACGCTCGCGCCCGACTGGGTATGCGAGGTGCTCTCTCCCTCCACGCGGACGCTGGACAGGACGGCGAAGCTGCCGGTGTATGCCCGCGAGGGCGTGCGCTTCGTGTGGCTGGTGGACCCGGACGCACGCATGCTGGAAGTGTTCCGGCTGGAGGGCTCCCACTATCTGTTGCTGGCCACCCATGCCGAGCAGGCCCGGCTTCGCGCCGAGCCCTTCGGGGCGCTCGAGTGGGAGCTGGCCCTCCTCTGGGCGGAGTGA
- a CDS encoding YkgJ family cysteine cluster protein has protein sequence MSLSALCLRCGLCCDGNLFSHVALRPDEADSARRHGLDVEALVGGAPALRQCCTALSHRRCTLYAERPEGCRAYGCRLFKEAAAGRVSLEDALAVVDRAHALLSALNEGLPPDTDARPSPVMERARFADLSEDGPSPETRALRERTEALLDEHFHGGPRRFSLAPGEPE, from the coding sequence GTGTCCCTCTCCGCCCTCTGCCTGCGCTGCGGCCTGTGCTGCGACGGCAACCTCTTCTCCCACGTCGCGCTCCGGCCCGACGAGGCCGACTCCGCCCGGCGTCATGGGCTCGACGTGGAGGCGCTCGTGGGTGGCGCGCCCGCGCTCCGGCAGTGCTGCACGGCCCTGAGCCACCGCCGGTGCACGCTCTACGCGGAGCGCCCCGAGGGGTGCCGTGCCTACGGGTGCCGCCTGTTCAAGGAGGCCGCCGCGGGCAGGGTGTCCCTGGAGGACGCGCTCGCGGTGGTGGACCGGGCCCATGCCCTGCTGTCCGCGTTGAACGAGGGCCTGCCTCCCGACACGGACGCGCGCCCCTCCCCGGTGATGGAGCGCGCGCGCTTCGCGGACCTGTCCGAGGACGGGCCCTCCCCCGAGACACGCGCGCTGAGGGAGCGCACCGAGGCCCTCCTGGACGAGCACTTCCATGGAGGCCCGAGGCGCTTCTCCCTCGCCCCGGGAGAACCCGAGTGA
- a CDS encoding MDR family MFS transporter: MRTTHRPLTTVALALSLFMAALEMTVVSTAMPTVVSELGGLESYAWIFTAYMLSSTITVPIYGKLADLYGRKPVLLFGIGLFLVGSVLSGLSTSMNMLIAFRTLQGLGAGAMQPVALTIVGDIYTLEQRAKVQGVFSAVWGIAGLVGPLTGGLIVKYLSWHWIFFINVPVGLGAMGLLVAVFHEQVQHKPQKLDFAGAALLSAGVVALLFGVQGVGRNLLGLPLGAVLLAAFVLVERKVADPVIPMSLFKIPEIAISSAAGALFSAAMFGATTYVPLYVQGVLGGSPTLAGGMITPMIVGWPVASLFAGRMLLKTGYRPLIVGGFGLTVIGTGLMALLLKPESSLLIPELAMALFGIGLGFSSTALLIAVQTSVGWELRGVATASNMFFRTIGGALGVGLMGGVLVSQLLQDPRVPIAAANELLGPEHGRGLPPDLLRTLSGALGHGLTINFWIICAASVAAFTAGLFFPKIKRGEGVTISTTDVAAPH, translated from the coding sequence ATGCGAACCACCCACCGCCCCCTGACCACCGTCGCCCTGGCCTTGAGCCTCTTCATGGCGGCCCTGGAGATGACCGTCGTCTCCACCGCCATGCCCACGGTGGTCAGCGAGCTGGGCGGACTGGAGAGCTACGCCTGGATCTTCACCGCGTACATGCTGTCCTCCACCATCACCGTGCCCATCTACGGGAAGCTGGCGGACCTCTATGGACGCAAGCCCGTGCTCCTCTTCGGCATCGGCCTGTTCCTCGTCGGCTCCGTCCTCAGTGGACTGTCCACCTCGATGAACATGCTGATCGCCTTCCGCACGTTGCAAGGGCTGGGGGCGGGGGCGATGCAGCCCGTCGCGCTCACCATCGTGGGGGACATCTACACGCTGGAGCAGCGCGCGAAGGTGCAGGGCGTCTTCAGCGCGGTCTGGGGCATCGCGGGGCTGGTGGGTCCGCTCACCGGTGGCCTCATCGTGAAGTACCTCTCCTGGCACTGGATCTTCTTCATCAACGTCCCCGTGGGGTTGGGTGCCATGGGCCTGCTGGTGGCCGTCTTCCACGAGCAGGTGCAGCACAAGCCGCAGAAGCTGGACTTCGCCGGCGCGGCGCTGCTCTCGGCGGGAGTGGTGGCGCTGCTCTTCGGTGTGCAGGGAGTCGGCCGCAACCTGCTCGGGCTGCCGTTGGGGGCCGTGCTGCTCGCCGCCTTCGTCCTCGTGGAGCGCAAGGTGGCCGATCCCGTCATCCCCATGTCCCTCTTCAAGATTCCCGAGATCGCCATCTCCTCGGCGGCGGGCGCGCTCTTCTCCGCGGCGATGTTCGGGGCCACCACCTACGTGCCGCTGTACGTGCAGGGCGTGCTGGGCGGCTCGCCCACGCTGGCGGGCGGGATGATTACGCCGATGATCGTCGGGTGGCCCGTGGCGAGCCTGTTCGCGGGACGGATGTTGCTCAAGACGGGCTACCGCCCGCTCATCGTCGGCGGGTTCGGGTTGACGGTGATCGGAACGGGGCTGATGGCGTTGCTGCTCAAGCCGGAATCGTCGCTGCTGATTCCGGAGCTGGCGATGGCGCTGTTCGGCATCGGCCTGGGCTTCTCCTCCACGGCGCTGCTCATCGCGGTGCAGACGAGCGTGGGCTGGGAACTGCGGGGGGTGGCCACCGCCAGCAACATGTTCTTCCGCACCATCGGCGGGGCGCTCGGGGTGGGGTTGATGGGCGGAGTGCTGGTGTCGCAGTTGTTGCAGGATCCGCGCGTCCCCATCGCCGCCGCCAACGAGCTGCTCGGCCCCGAGCACGGCCGCGGCCTGCCACCGGACCTCCTGCGGACGCTGAGCGGCGCGCTCGGCCATGGCCTGACGATCAACTTCTGGATCATCTGCGCCGCCTCCGTCGCCGCCTTCACCGCCGGGCTGTTCTTCCCCAAGATCAAACGCGGCGAGGGGGTGACGATCTCCACCACCGACGTGGCGGCGCCTCACTGA
- a CDS encoding transposase, whose translation MRPHCDSLVPDGVFVPEEGGVRIEPLPPPRKGEVERLLRGVSHRVLRLLEKRGALPAQGPEDALQTYQAHSLQQRLSWTEVEVRPPPRKQPRCALVEGFSLHANTHLHAKDRQGLERPGRYGARGALALERLSRMEDGRSAWRMKRPLPDGTTHLRFTGLEL comes from the coding sequence GTGAGGCCGCACTGCGACTCGCTGGTGCCGGACGGCGTCTTCGTGCCGGAGGAGGGCGGCGTGCGCATCGAGCCGTTGCCGCCGCCCAGGAAAGGAGAGGTGGAGCGGTTGCTGAGGGGGGTGAGTCACCGGGTGCTGCGCCTGCTGGAGAAAAGAGGGGCCCTGCCCGCGCAAGGGCCCGAGGATGCGCTGCAGACATACCAGGCGCACTCCCTGCAGCAGAGGCTGAGCTGGACGGAGGTGGAAGTGCGGCCTCCTCCCCGAAAGCAGCCCCGATGCGCCTTGGTGGAGGGCTTCTCCCTGCACGCCAACACGCACCTTCACGCCAAAGACAGGCAGGGGCTGGAGCGGCCAGGCCGCTACGGGGCGCGTGGCGCGCTGGCGCTGGAGCGCCTGTCGCGAATGGAGGATGGCCGCAGCGCCTGGCGCATGAAGCGGCCGCTGCCGGACGGAACGACGCACCTGCGCTTCACCGGGCTGGAACTGTAA
- a CDS encoding transposase zinc-binding domain-containing protein: MGRGLPRYVERDFARYLECGVLAHGFARVRCESCKDELLVAFSCKGRGVCPSCNAKRAHVTAEHLVERVLPHVPYRQWTLSFPHRVRWVLLEDEGLLSDVLTVFLRAGASPTTSASAEAGHPSWAGRGRARSSSSLGRPCK, encoded by the coding sequence GTGGGGCGCGGCCTGCCCCGGTACGTAGAGCGGGACTTCGCCCGGTACCTGGAGTGCGGAGTGCTGGCGCACGGCTTCGCGCGGGTGCGCTGCGAGAGTTGTAAGGACGAACTTCTCGTCGCCTTCTCGTGCAAAGGACGAGGGGTGTGCCCGTCCTGCAATGCGAAGCGGGCGCATGTAACGGCGGAGCATCTGGTGGAGCGGGTGCTGCCGCACGTGCCTTATCGACAGTGGACGCTGTCCTTTCCGCACCGGGTGCGGTGGGTGCTGCTCGAGGACGAGGGACTGCTCTCGGATGTCCTCACCGTCTTCCTGCGCGCGGGGGCAAGCCCTACAACGTCGGCGAGCGCGGAGGCAGGGCATCCGTCGTGGGCAGGTAGGGGCCGCGCTCGTTCATCCAGTTCTTTGGGTCGGCCTTGCAAGTGA
- a CDS encoding IS110 family transposase has product MEYIGIDVHKRDSQVCILGESGEVVLEQRVRTQRERLGELLSKRSKARMLLEASTESEWVARCLEEMGHEVVVADPNFAPMYATRSRRVKTDKRDARTLAEACKLGAYRPAHRTSDEQRHMRAQLAVREALVRTRTRSISQVRALVRREGPRVADGEAESFVKRVEALALPGRLKAEMAPLLSLLLHLNEQIAFLDGMLERLARRDEQLARLCTVPHVGPVTACAFASAVDDPKRFSGPHQLEAYLGLVPSERSSGEKQHRGRITKTGNSRVRCLLIQAALSLLRGSKPETAHLREWAEKIAARRGKKIAVVALARRPAQPRPPSLARRGTGGVQQWCWEQQPLLWLSTTRFGEAPAPGPASQAVWAVPGAPEWSAPRWALSRTPTPGACLHTRHRRRRPKRTSGAAARPHVRPAKAGAFSGSQSRRGNRQEPRSLDSREERNR; this is encoded by the coding sequence ATGGAATACATCGGCATCGATGTGCACAAGCGGGACAGCCAAGTGTGCATTCTGGGCGAGAGTGGAGAGGTGGTGCTGGAGCAGCGGGTGCGCACGCAACGGGAGCGGTTGGGGGAGCTGCTGAGCAAGCGCTCGAAGGCCCGGATGCTGCTGGAGGCTTCCACCGAGAGCGAGTGGGTGGCGCGGTGCCTGGAGGAGATGGGCCACGAGGTGGTGGTGGCTGACCCCAACTTCGCGCCCATGTACGCCACGCGCAGCCGCCGGGTAAAGACAGACAAGCGGGACGCCCGCACCCTGGCGGAGGCGTGCAAGCTGGGGGCGTACCGGCCCGCGCACCGCACCTCGGACGAGCAGCGACACATGAGGGCGCAGCTGGCCGTACGCGAGGCGCTGGTGCGCACGCGCACCCGCTCCATTTCTCAGGTGCGCGCCCTGGTGAGGCGTGAGGGCCCGCGGGTAGCGGATGGGGAGGCGGAGTCCTTCGTCAAGCGGGTGGAGGCCCTGGCGCTGCCGGGCAGGTTGAAGGCGGAGATGGCCCCGCTGCTGAGCCTCCTGCTGCACCTCAACGAGCAGATTGCCTTCCTGGACGGGATGCTCGAGCGTCTGGCCCGCCGGGACGAGCAGCTCGCGCGACTGTGCACGGTGCCGCACGTGGGCCCGGTGACGGCATGCGCCTTCGCCTCCGCGGTGGATGACCCCAAGCGATTCAGCGGGCCGCACCAGCTGGAGGCGTACCTGGGGCTGGTGCCCAGCGAGAGAAGCTCGGGGGAGAAACAGCACCGAGGCCGGATAACGAAGACGGGAAACAGCCGGGTGCGCTGCTTGCTGATACAGGCGGCCCTCTCGCTGCTGCGGGGGAGCAAGCCCGAAACGGCACACCTGCGGGAGTGGGCCGAAAAGATTGCCGCCCGGCGCGGCAAGAAGATTGCGGTGGTAGCACTGGCACGCAGGCCAGCCCAGCCCAGGCCACCGTCCCTGGCGAGGCGCGGCACCGGAGGAGTACAGCAGTGGTGCTGGGAGCAGCAGCCCCTGCTTTGGCTCAGCACCACGCGCTTTGGGGAGGCCCCTGCGCCGGGGCCAGCTTCGCAGGCTGTGTGGGCAGTCCCAGGTGCTCCAGAATGGAGCGCACCCCGCTGGGCGCTGTCACGTACGCCAACACCCGGCGCCTGCCTCCACACCCGGCACAGGCGAAGACGTCCAAAACGAACGTCCGGCGCAGCAGCCCGGCCCCATGTGCGTCCAGCGAAGGCTGGCGCGTTCAGCGGGAGTCAGTCCCGCCGGGGTAACCGCCAGGAGCCCCGTAGCTTGGATAGCAGGGAGGAGAGAAATCGATGA